In the Plectropomus leopardus isolate mb chromosome 5, YSFRI_Pleo_2.0, whole genome shotgun sequence genome, one interval contains:
- the LOC121943160 gene encoding NAD-dependent protein deacetylase sirtuin-2-like, with protein MSDASELRKKEEEEEVTPEPEEQSDDDSSGEEAAGDTEMDFLRNLFSSTLGLGSAEKVLDDLTLDGVAQYIKSGKCKNIICMVGAGISTSAGIPDFRSPGTGLYANLQKYNLPYPEAIFQIDYFKKHPEPFFALARELYPGQFKPTICHYFMKLLKDKGYLRRCYTQNIDTLERVAGLEGEDLIEAHGTFYTSHCVSFCCRKEYNLDWMKDKIFSDDIPRCDKCSSLVKPDIVFFGENLPVRFFTSMKMDFPRCDLLIVMGTSLQVQPFAGLVGRVSKSCPRLLINMEKAGQADPLLGLLGFGGGMDFDSDKAYRDVAHISTCDDGCLALADLLGWKVELEELVKKEHAKIDSQDTKEKAGESKGAAAKASSASVAPEPTKEE; from the exons ATGTCTGATGCATCAG agcttcgtaaaaaagaagaagaggaggaggttaCACCTGAACCagag gagcAATCCGACGACGATAGCAGCGGGGAGGAGGctgcaggagacacagaga TGGACTTCCTGCGCAACCTTTTCTCCAGCACCCTGGGCCTCGGCTCAGCAGAAAAAGTCCTGGATGATCTGACCCTGGACGGAGTGGCACAATACATAAAGAGCGGCAAAT GTAAAAACATCATCTGCATGGTCGGAGCAGGAATATCCACAT CGGCCGGGATCCCCGATTTCCGCTCACCAGGAACTGGCCTGTATGCAAACTTGCAAAAATATAACCTGCCTTACCCAGAGGCCATCTTCCAGATAGATTACTTTAAG AAACATCCAGAGCCTTTCTTCGCCTTGGCCAGGGAGCTTTACCCAGGACAGTTTAAG CCGACAATTTGTCACTACTTCATGAAGCTGCTGAAGGATAAGGGGTACCTGAGACGCTGCTACACACag AACATTGACACCCTGGAGCGCGTGGCCGGGCTCGAGGGAGAGGATCTCATCGAAGCTCATGGAACGTTCTATACGTCCCACTGTGTCAGCTTCTGTTGTCGTAAAGAGTACAACCTGGACTGGATGAAAG ATAAAATCTTTTCTGATGACATTCCCCGATGTGATAAGTGCAGCAGTTTGGTAAAGCCAG ATATCGTCTTCTTTGGAGAGAATCTACCTGTCCGGTTCTTCACTTCAATGAAGATG GACTTCCCTCGCTGTGATCTTCTCATCGTCATGGGGACGTCTCTGCAGGTTCAGCCGTTCGCAGGTCTCGTCGGCAG ggTTTCAAAAAGTTGCCCCAGACTGCTCATAAACATGGAGAAGGCAGGACAG GCTGATCCTCTGTTGGGGTTGCTGGGTTTCGGAGGAGGGATGGACTTTGACTCAGACAAGGCGTACAG AGATGTAGCTCACATCAGTACATGTGATGACGGCTGTTTGGCTTTAGCGGATCTGTTGGGATGGAAA GTGGAGCTGGAGGAGTTGGTGAAGAAGGAGCACGCCAAGATTGACAGTCAGGACACGAAAGAGAAGGCGGGTGAGAGCAAAGGAGCTGCAGCAAAGGCGAGCTCTGCGTCAGTGGCACCAGAGCCCACAAAGGAAGAGTAA
- the LOC121943632 gene encoding LOW QUALITY PROTEIN: distal membrane-arm assembly complex protein 2-like (The sequence of the model RefSeq protein was modified relative to this genomic sequence to represent the inferred CDS: inserted 2 bases in 1 codon), with translation MASTFMSLHRCCQRSALLIVARRQWSSSSVSPPPLHTRLXLYLTQRFYDVEMLLSWGSKLRTKGIQKKNVYYGYTQRYYGSDIAAAYFILSLRGGFRFVGQSEWFRADQGGKFNWDFLEHRDTPLEEVSMNYTDINYRGLDNLEGQKSLRTLSLRGCPEVDDWFLARLHMFQDSLEELDISHCPRITAGGLAALRNLKGLRRLDVSSLPRISSPGLVVILLEEMLPQCQVTATGYDFSLRQEGGAEKEEHMGKEISRGERDTEESRY, from the exons ATGGCTTCTACCTTTATG TCTCTACACAGATGTTGCCAGCGGTCTGCTCTCCTCATCGTCGCTCGGCGACAGTGGAGCTCCAGCTCTGTGTCGCCCCCTCCCCTGCACACGAGGCT CCTCTACCTCACCCAGCGTTTCTATGACGTAGAGATGCTCCTGAGCTGGGGGTCAAAGCTGAGGACAAAGGGGATTCAGAAGAAGAATGT TTACTATGGCTACACTCAGAGGTATTATGGTTCAGACATAGCAGCAGCATATTTCATCTTGAGTCTGAGGGGCGGATTTAG GTTTGTCGGTCAGTCCGAGTGGTTTCGTGCAGATCAGGGGGGCAAGTTCAATTGGGACTTCTTagaacacagagacacacctcTAGAGGAAGTAAGCATGAACTACACAGACATCAACTACAGAGGACTGGACAACCTCG AGGGGCAGAAATCGCTGCGGACTCTGTCGTTACGAGGATGTCCTGAAGTGGATGACTGGTTCCTGGCCCGCCTTCATATGTTCCAAGACTCTCTGGAGGAGCTGGACATCTCTCACTGCCCGCGCATCACTGCAGGCGGCCTGGCTGCACTCAGGAATCTCAA AGGGCTGCGGCGTCTGGATGTGTCGTCTCTTCCCAGGATTTCAAGTCCTGGGTTGGTCGTCATCCTGCTTGAGGAGATGCTACCACAGTGCCAGGTCACCGCCACCGGCTACGACTTCAGCCTGAGGCAGGAGGGCGGAGCGGAGAAAGAGGAGCACATGGGGAAGGAAATAAGTAGGGGTGAAAGGGACACTGAGGAATCAAGGTACTAA